One window from the genome of Malacoplasma penetrans HF-2 encodes:
- the rsmH gene encoding 16S rRNA (cytosine(1402)-N(4))-methyltransferase RsmH codes for MNNINSNKHISVRLEDAVDSLNIQKDKIYVDCTFGRGGHSFEILKRLSSKGKLFVFDLDLDAKKYFDNNFSKFKNCFFIQDNFKNLKENLAKFDISKVDGFLFDFGVSSPMLDNANRGFSFKLDARLDMRMNQNQELSAYEVINNYSKEKLIQIFWKYGEIRNPVPVVDEIIKYRSNKPIETTLELVDIIRKRTPIKIQREKKHFARTYFQAIRIEVNDELNSIRKALSDALNMLSKNGRIVTISFHSLEEKEIKNTYKDVLESKIPKEVPINNSFDFKIIKIKPKRASSSELEENNRTRSSFLKVIERVNE; via the coding sequence ATGAATAACATTAATTCAAATAAACATATTTCTGTAAGACTAGAAGATGCTGTTGATTCTTTAAATATACAGAAAGATAAAATTTATGTAGATTGCACTTTTGGTAGAGGTGGACATAGTTTTGAAATTTTGAAAAGATTAAGTTCAAAAGGTAAACTTTTTGTTTTTGATTTAGATCTAGATGCAAAAAAATATTTTGACAATAATTTTTCAAAATTTAAAAATTGTTTTTTTATTCAAGATAATTTTAAAAACTTAAAAGAAAATTTAGCTAAATTTGATATTTCAAAAGTTGATGGTTTTTTATTTGATTTTGGTGTTTCTAGTCCAATGCTTGATAATGCAAATAGAGGTTTTAGTTTTAAACTTGATGCAAGACTAGATATGAGAATGAATCAAAACCAGGAACTAAGTGCTTATGAAGTTATTAATAATTATTCAAAAGAAAAGTTAATTCAAATATTTTGAAAATATGGGGAGATTAGAAATCCAGTTCCAGTAGTTGATGAAATTATTAAATATAGATCAAATAAACCAATTGAAACAACATTGGAATTAGTAGATATTATTAGAAAAAGAACTCCTATAAAAATCCAAAGAGAAAAGAAACATTTTGCTAGAACTTATTTCCAAGCAATTAGAATAGAAGTAAATGATGAACTAAATAGCATTAGAAAGGCATTATCTGATGCTTTAAATATGCTTTCAAAAAACGGAAGAATAGTTACAATTAGTTTTCACTCACTAGAGGAAAAAGAAATTAAAAATACTTATAAAGATGTTTTAGAAAGTAAGATTCCAAAAGAAGTGCCAATTAATAATAGTTTTGATTTTAAAATAATTAAAATAAAACCTAAGAGAGCATCTAGTTCAGAATTAGAAGAAAATAATAGAACAAGATCTTCATTTTTAAAAGTTATAGAAAGGGTTAATGAATAA
- a CDS encoding cation-transporting P-type ATPase, producing MENSKKINIIEDDKDEINVNDITEFNTKDSHVIEDDILVDDLSHKKIDDYIPEAEVLEISDEITKDQKKKEVGLTSQEAEALLAKYGPNKLVEKKKQSKFFIFFKQLKDVMILLLFIAMTCSIAVAIVNGIKESWNFAGSSHLVISLVEPLIILVVIVMYCILGGIQELKSQRL from the coding sequence ATGGAAAATAGTAAAAAAATAAATATTATTGAAGATGACAAAGATGAAATTAATGTAAATGATATTACAGAATTTAATACTAAAGATTCTCATGTTATTGAAGATGATATTTTAGTAGATGATCTCTCACATAAAAAAATTGATGACTATATTCCAGAAGCTGAAGTATTAGAAATTTCTGATGAAATTACTAAAGACCAAAAGAAAAAGGAAGTTGGTTTAACTTCACAAGAGGCTGAAGCTCTTTTAGCAAAATATGGTCCAAATAAATTAGTTGAAAAAAAGAAACAAAGTAAGTTTTTCATCTTCTTTAAACAACTAAAAGATGTAATGATTCTTTTATTGTTTATTGCTATGACTTGTTCAATTGCAGTTGCTATTGTTAACGGGATCAAAGAATCTTGAAATTTTGCTGGTAGCTCTCATTTAGTAATTTCCCTTGTTGAACCATTAATTATTTTAGTAGTTATAGTGATGTATTGTATTTTGGGTGGTATTCAGGAACTAAAATCCCAGAGGCTGTAA